From a single Anomaloglossus baeobatrachus isolate aAnoBae1 chromosome 8, aAnoBae1.hap1, whole genome shotgun sequence genomic region:
- the LOC142250114 gene encoding uncharacterized protein LOC142250114: protein MDAQNSVDQFGDILPDAQQWGEFMDYRDDDAFLEAMNTGVSVPPNTPANSECMMNEDREDDFMQIEIDPAFVKFMNTGETSQINFLQSIANVVQPGYIIGDGDVSIPAITPTLPDCVLNEDRKGDGKMRQAAYMTGSRQLSKTPKKQGKPLHLKTANRKDRKLSGRKLIFSKENTPKLSTTQTLPSTSTQSVQKQTTSTLQPLAEHDGNIAAAQFTLQTAYGSARTRPISPFSVVRQEGSAVPAKHHGERWPKPTTRKYKPRSIKTATIPLPTITPQTMTMIDLTQTGCGVSATQIIPTIDQAQAAREALDREIDQLADGKNVCHDFNIVNPLKRRRAHSVPSKSKKQRVDSTPACTVKPVWSDEQENMLHAMSGQYVQSKIYQNKLKYFCETYERLINACPTPDIIAELYAFNREHAIVSSQSNKNNLL, encoded by the exons ATGGACGCCCAAAATAGTGTGGATCAATTCGGTGATATTCTCCCAGATGCGCAACAATGGG GTGAATTCATGGATTACCGTGATGACGATGCTTTTTTAGAAGCTATGAATACGGGTGTTTCTGTACCGCCTAATACCCCGGCAAATTCAGAATGTATGATGAATGAGGATAGAGAAG ATGACTTCATGCAGATTGAAATTGATCCGGCATTTGTAAAATTTATGAATACAGGAGAAACAAGCCAAATTAATTTTCTGCAATCTATAGCCA ATGTTGTGCAACCGGGCTACATTATTGGAGATGGTGATGTTTCTATACCGGCTATTACCCCGACATTGCCAGATTGTGTGCTAAATGAAGATAGAAAAG GTGATGGTAAGATGCGTCAAGCGGCCTACATGACTGGAAGTCGGCAGCTTTCTAAAACACCTAAGAAACAGGGCAAGCCGCTACACCTGAAGACAGCGAATAGGAAAG ACCGTAAACTGAGTGGTAGGAAACTCATATTCTCCAAAGAGAATACACCCAAGTTGTCAACTACCCAGACACTTCCTAGCACAT CCACACAAAGTGTCCAGAAACAAACAACTTCTACTCTACAGCCTCTAGCTGAGCATGACGGAAACATCGCTGCAGCACAGTTCACACTACAGACAGCATATGGATCTGCGAGAACACGCCCCATATCCCCATTTTCTGTGGTACGCCAAGAAGGAAGTGCTGTGCCAGCCAAGCATCATGGAGAGAGATGGCCAAAACCGACAACACGTAAATACAAGCCACGTTCAATCAAGACAGCTACGATACCACTACCCACCATCACGCCGCAGACCATGACCATGATTGACTTGACACAGACTGGTTGTGGAGTGTCAGCAACACAGATCATTCCCACGATTGACCAGGCACAAGCTGCTCGTGAAGCACTCGATAGAGAAATTGACCAGTTAGCTGACGGTAAGAATGTGTGTCATGATTTTAATATCGTGAATCCTTTGAAGAGGAGGCGAGCACATTCAGTACCGAGTAAAAGTAAAAAGCAGAGAGTTGACTCTACACCAGCTTGCACAGTGAAACCTGTGTGGTCTGATGAACAGGAAAACATGCTTCACGCTATGTCTGGTCAGTACGTCCAAAGCAAAATCTACCAGAACAAACTAAAATATTTCTGTGAAACGTATGAAAGATTGATAAATGCATGCCCAACACCTGACATTATCGCAGAACTATATGCATTCAATAGAGAACATGCTATTGTATCATCACAATCTAATAAAAATAATTTGCTGTGA
- the LOC142250113 gene encoding uncharacterized protein LOC142250113 codes for MVGYGLPKLPKIGPQRSYRLRVIKRALALMARSKRSLADRRRRVAARSSITTQNPQILIHAQSPSLHTQDVPGGISPNVSPNAQSSTHLETQGENVNDDSVVFGGDDNVRTVNADVLQHFYHHQRQLCNFNALMYTDHFKFVNLDRIQSFEEALNVVHEGIQSLLDRIIRDIEPGDFIQLRLEGGDTLDPIFTTKQSRENFSSETFLNAVARTLQSNAECIASNTLKLVVTIIKNRRGGVKRRLKSIASTQILKQKRRWLYDFNNYNTNLCFAASVCALIADSDVGDTILLNRAKAVQAALNIPENHLVSFSDIVSFEKHLNVNIKVLYYSRGDWRYFDTGNSSGAKTVFILHHDNHYYGIKNMKGFIGESYFCERCNSMYHHKYNHSCQYFCKACQREGCVESPGAEQPRCPVCRLYCRSSECLVQHTQLAAVNPAFCRLKTFCDECHHFVPRNSETEHKCRGLRCSVCGIRLNKFDAHLCYMRPYVPKGETDRYMFYDFECMQETGTHIPNYIYATTLYGHPSWEFEGKTCTHDFVQFLTSGKFSGYTCIAHNAGRYDAYFIVKELISEKLQVKLIAQGGRLLCVMLPDLGIRFIDSLNFIPMKLSKLPQAMGFSGSKGHFPHFFNTEENQNYVGPLPPVKYYGVEYMTASEKTEFIEWYEGHTNTTFDFKTELKSYCKQDVEILRRSCELYRERVMDMTRKNVKIYCKREKKKIEVSRCVDPFQLITLASVCMSMYRFKFLPKHTIAILPGDNYHKTKKRFSSPAIQWLMFVAHTENITIQHALRGGEKQVGKYFLDGYAYVNNQHIAFEFQGCFYHGCPVCYNENDTNKVTNTSYGQLYYAFLAKKRYLQCCGYTLRLMWEHEWNEMVEKDSNLQTFLHQMDFPTPLDPRDALYGGRTNAIKLYHSLKDGETLHYYDFTSLYPFVNKTKTYPVGHPHIIYENFGFIKKYFGIAKVKVYPPRDLFFPVLPVKLNKKLMFILCHTCAVNSQTGVCGHTDEERSLTGTWCTIELEMAIEKGYRIAHIYEIWHFPETSDDLFAPYIKLHLRDKQEASGYPSWCTDDAKKQQYIDSFLEREGVQLRPENIGVNPAKRQISKLFLNSLWGKFAQRSNLPCTSIVSDPDELFQRVFLPYYDISMVHFIDDETATINWKYVKGHHTVNKNTNIFIACFTTAYARLELYSLLDRLQERCLYHDTDSVIFVQKAGEWNPTLGDYLGELTSEIPDDTYITEFVSAGPKTYGYKLNTGKTVLKVKGITLNVANTQSINFNSLKDLVLDYQRNSDSETQRRIIIEQPGIVRNKKYWDIETRPLRKTQKCVYTKRRLLDNFTTLPFGY; via the coding sequence ATGGTTGGTTATGGGCTGCCGAAATTGCCCAAAATAGGACCACAGAGGTCTTATAGATTGCGAGTAATTAAAAGGGCTCTAGCGCTGATGGCTAGATCGAAACGCTCACTAGCAGATAGAAGACGACGGGTGGCAGCTCGCAGCTCTATAACTACACAAAATCCACAGATACTGATACATGCACAGAGTCCATCTCTACACACTCAAGATGTTCCTGGTGGCATTAGCCCCAATGTGTCTCCAAATGCTCAAAGCAGCACCCATCTTGAAACACAGGGTGAAAATGTAAATGATGATTCTGTTGTATTTGGTGGTGACGATAATGTGCGGACCGTTAATGCTGATGTTTTACAACATTTTTATCATCACCAAAGACAACTCTGCAATTTCAATGCCCTCATGTATACCGATCATTTCAAATTTGTAAATTTAGATCGTATACAATCATTTGAAGAGGCCCTGAATGTTGTCCATGAGGGCATTCAATCATTACTGGACAGAATCATCAGAGACATTGAGCCTGGTGACTTTATTCAGTTAAGACTTGAAGGAGGTGACACGTTAGATCCCATTTTTACTACAAAACAAAGTCGTGAGAATTTTAGCTCTGAAACGTTTTTAAACGCTGTTGCTCGCACACTGCAAAGTAATGCAGAATGCATAGCATCCAACACCCTGAAATTAGTCGTAACAATAATTAAAAACCGAAGGGGCGGCGTGAAACGCCGATTAAAATCCATAGCAAGCACCCAAATACTTAAACAAAAGAGACGCTGGCTGTACGACTTTAACAATTACAACACAAATCTGTGCTTTGCCGCTAGTGTGTGTGCACTGATTGCTGACAGTGATGTTGGTGATACAATTTTGCTGAATCGTGCTAAAGCCGTACAAGCAGCGCTAAATATCCCTGAGAATCACCTAGTAAGCTTTAGTGATATTGTGAGTTTTGAAAAACATCTGAACGTCAACATAAAAGTGCTGTACTATAGCCGGGGTGATTGGCGTTACTTTGACACAGGTAATTCATCTGGGGCCAAAACTGTTTTCATACTGCATCATGATAATCACTACTATGGTATAAAGAATATGAAGGGCTTTATTGGCGAATCTTACTTTTGTGAGAGGTGCAACTCAATGTATCACCACAAGTATAACCATTCTTGTCAGTATTTTTGTAAAGCTTGTCAAAGAGAGGGTTGTGTGGAGAGCCCTGGTGCAGAACAACCCCGGTGTCCTGTCTGTCGGCTGTATTGTCGCTCAAGCGAGTGCTTAGTCCAACACACACAACTAGCTGCAGTTAATCCAGCTTTTTGCAGACTTAAAACATTCTGTGATGAATGTCACCATTTTGTGCCCAGAAATAGTGAGACCGAGCATAAATGTAGAGGATTGCGTTGCAGTGTTTGCGGCATTCGTCTAAATAAATTTGATGCTCATCTTTGCTACATGCGGCCGTATGTACCAAAGGGCGAGACAGATCGATATATGTTTTATGACTTTGAATGCATGCAGGAGACAGGCACGCACATCCCAAATTACATTTATGCAACAACGCTGTATGGACACCCTTCCTGGGAGTTTGAAGGTAAAACATGCACTCATGACTTTGTTCAGTTTCTAACCAGCGGTAAATTTTCAGGCTATACGTGTATAGCGCACAATGCCGGCAGATACGATGCATACTTTATTGTTAAGGAGTTGATATCTGAAAAACTACAAGTGAAGCTGATAGCGCAAGGTGGTCGTCTCTTGTGTGTGATGCTGCCTGATTTGGGAATAAGATTCATAGACTCGCTCAATTTCATTCCCATGAAGCTTAGTAAACTACCGCAGGCTATGGGGTTTTCAGGCTCAAAAGGACATTTTCCACACTTTTTTAACACCGAGGAAAATCAAAACTATGTAGGTCCCCTACCACCTGTAAAATATTACGGTGTGGAGTATATGACAGCTAGTGAGAAAACTGAATTTATAGAATGGTATGAGGGCCACACAAACACAACTTTTGACTTTAAGACGGAACTAAAATCTTATTGCAAGCAAGATGTTGAGATTCTGAGGCGCTCGTGTGAACTCTATAGGGAACGTGTTATGGACATGACgagaaaaaatgttaaaatatactgtaagcgagaaaagaaaaaaattgaagtgTCCAGATGCGTTGATCCGTTTCAGCTCATCACCTTGGCATCTGTATGCATGTCAATGTACAGGTTTAAATTTCTTCCTAAACATACCATCGCCATTTTACCCGgtgataattatcacaaaacaaaaaagcgtttctcgtcccccgctatacagtggctcatgtTTGTAGCACACACAGAGAACATTACCATTCAGCATGCTTTGAGAGGTGGTGAAAAACAAGTCGGTAAATATTTTTTAGACGGGTATGCCTATGTTAACAATCAACACATAGCCTTTGAATTTCAGGGATGTTTTTACCACGGCTGCCCTGTGTGTTATAATGAAAATGATACCAACAAGGTCACAAACACATCCTACGGTCAATTATATTACGCCTTTCTAGCTAAAAAGCGTTACTTGCAGTGCTGTGGGTACACACTGAGATTGATGTGGGAACATGAGTGGAATGAAATGGTTGAAAAAGATTCTAACCTTCAAACATTTCTTCACCAAATGGATTTCCCTACACCCTTAGACCCCCGCGACGCGCTTTATGGGGGTCGGACTAATGCCATTAAACTCTATCACAGTCTGAAAGATGGGGAGACATTACAttactatgatttcacaagtctgtacccttttgtaaacaaaactaaaaccTACCCTGTAGGTCATCCGCACATTATCTACGAGAATTTTGGGTTCATTAAAAAATACTTTGGTATTGCCAAAGTCAAGGTCTACCCTccaagagatttattttttcctgttttgccggtaaaactcaataaaaaattaatgtttattctttGCCACACATGCGCTGTAAATTCACAGACAGGGGTTTGTGGTCATACTGACGAGGAGCGATCGCTGACCGGTACATGGTGCACTATAGAACTTGAGATGGCCATAGAAAAAGGGTATAGGATAGCGCACATCTATGAAATCTGGCATTTTCCTGAAACCAGCGATGATTTGTTTGCCCCATACATTAAATTACATCTTAGGGATAAGCAGGAGGCTTCCGGCTATCCCAGCTGGTGCACTGATGACGCCAAGAAACAGCAATACATTGACTCCTTTCTAGAGAGAGAAGGTGTACAATTACGCCCTGAAAATATAGGGGTGAATCCGGCTAAGAGACAGATCTCTAAATTGTTCTTAAATTCTTTATGGGGCAAGTTTGCACAGAGATCTAATTTACCATGTACCAGCATTGTTAGCGACCCTGATGAGCTTTTTCAGCGTGTGTTTCTACCGTACTATGACATCTCAATGGttcattttattgatgatgaaacAGCCACCATCAATTGGAAATATGTAAAAGGACACCACACcgtcaacaaaaacacaaacatttttatcgCCTGTTTTACAACGGCGTATGCCCGACTAGAGCTGTATTCTCTGCTGGACAGGTTGCAGGAAAGATGTCTTTATCATGACACAGATTCAGTAATTTTTGTGCAGAAAGCTGGTGAGTGGAACCCGACTTTAGGTgattacctgggggaattgaccagtgagataccTGATGACACGTACATCACTGAATTTGTATCTGCGGGACCAAAAACCTACGGCTACAAACTCAACACTGGTAAAACTGTcttaaaagtgaagggtataacacTAAATGTTGCTAACACGCAGtctattaatttcaacagtctaaaagatCTAGTTCTGGACTACCAGCGTAATTCTGACTCAGAAACACAGAGACGCATTATCATTGAACAACcgggtattgtgagaaataaaaagtACTGGGACATTGAGACGAGGCCATTGCGCAAAACACAAAAGTGTGTTTATACAAAGCGGCGACTGTTAGACAATTTTACCACCCTACCCTTTGGCTATTAG